TGCCATTCGCCTTCTTTCTAATGCTTTTCCCTTACTTTCTAGCGAGTGGAAGTTTGTCTTTACCGCCCTCGCTGTCCTGAGTATGATTTTGGGTAACGTCGTTGCTCTAGCTCAGACCAGCATGAAACGGATGTTGGCTTATTCTTCCATCGCCCAAGCCGGATTCGTTATGATTGGTTTAATTGCGGGTACAGAAGCAGGATACGCCAGTATGGTGTTTTACCTGTTGGTATATCTGTTTATGAACCTGGGCGGCTTCTGCTGCGTCGTTCTATTCTCCCTCCGCACGGGAACCGACCAAATTAGCGAATACTCAGGTTTATATCAAAAAGATCCTTTGCTGACTCTATGCCTCAGCATTTGCCTGCTGTCTTTGGGAGGTATTCCACCATTAGCCGGTTTCTTCGGCAAGATCTATTTATTCTGGGCTGGCTGGCAAGCCGGACAGTATGGATTGGTATTGCTAGGACTAATTACCACCGTAGTTTCAATTTACTACTACATCCGTGTCGTCAGGATGATGGTGGTCAAAGAACCACAGGAAATGTCCGATGTGGTGAAAAACTATCCCGAAATCAACTGGACTTTATCAGGAATGCGTCCGCTACAAGTGGGTATCGTACTTTCTTTAATTGCGACATCTCTAGCTGGAATTCTCTCTAACCCACTATTTACCTTGGCAAATAATTCCATTGCCAATACGGCGATCCTGCAACCCATCATTATCAGCTCCGCAGGGGCGCAAAGCTTTGCACCAGTACCTAAAACTTCGCCACCAGTAAGTTTGACAGATCGGACTTAATTGCTTACCTTTTAGCAGGAGACAATTCAATTCGCAATTGGCGATTTGCAATTCGCAATTACTCCTGACTCTTATGGGCGGGTTCGAGCGAAGAATTATTTGTGCCAGTACAGATCTGCGAAAAAACCCGCCCCTACGACTTCCGCTCGCCGATCGCTTTGTACAGACGTTACATGTAACGTCTCTACTGATAACTGGTAAGATCTTTAAGGTTTCTGGAACTGTCATCAATGGGAAAGACTCGCGCACGAATCGCAATAGACGCTATGGGGGGAGACCATGCACCCGCCGAAATTGTTGCTGGTGCTCTGCGAGCAAGGGACGAATTAGGCGTAGAGGTCATACTGGTGGGCGATCGCCACTCTATTGAAGCCGTCTTGCCCGCTAATACTAATCTCGGTCAGCTAGAAATTGTCCCTGCCCAAGGGACGATAGAAATGCACGAGGAGCCTCTGAGTGGCATTAGGCGCAAGCCCAAAGCTTCGATTAACGTAGCAATGAATTTGGTCAAGCAACAACAGGCAGATGCCGTAGTCTCAGCCGGACACTCAGGTGCAGCAATGGCATCGGCATTATTACGTTTGGGAAGACTATCTGGAATCGATCGCCCAGCGATTGGAGCCGTGTTTCCCACAATCGTTGCTAGCAAGCAAGTTTTGATCCTAGATGTGGGTGCAAACGTCGATTGTCGCCCCAAGTTCTTAGAACAATTTGCGGTTATGGGGACGGTGTACAGCAAATACGTTCTAGGTATTCCCGAACCTAAAGTCGGTTTACTAAATATTGGCGAGGAAGAATCCAAAGGGAACGATCTTGCACTTCAAGCTTACCAATTGCTCCAAGCCAACCCTAAAGTTCCATTTGTCGGAAATGCCGAAGGGCGAGATATTCTATCGGGTGATTTTGATGTAATCGTGTGCGATGGCTTTGCTGGTAACGTGCTGTTGAAATTTGCCGAAGCAGTGGGAGAAGTATTGCTGCAAATCCTGCGCGAAGAATTACCCCAAGGATTGCACGGTCAGTTAGGCGTATCGCTGTTGCGACCAAACCTGAAACGGATCAAGCAGCGGGTAGATCATGCCGAACATGGAGGCGGATTGCTTTTGGGTGTCGCAGGGATCTGCATTATCAGCCACGGTAGCTCTCAAGCGCCGTCGATTTTTAATGCCATTCGTCTGGCAAGAGAAGCAGTAGATAACGAAGTGCTAGAGCGAATTCAGGGTTCGGTAGCGATCGCGGAAGAATGAGGAGCGAGGAGCGAGGAGCGAGGAGCGAGGAGCGAGGAGCGAGGGAAAAGTTTAACCCCCTCACCCCTCACTCCTTACTCCTCGCCCCTTCTACAGGGAGA
This window of the Chroococcidiopsis thermalis PCC 7203 genome carries:
- the plsX gene encoding phosphate acyltransferase PlsX; translation: MGKTRARIAIDAMGGDHAPAEIVAGALRARDELGVEVILVGDRHSIEAVLPANTNLGQLEIVPAQGTIEMHEEPLSGIRRKPKASINVAMNLVKQQQADAVVSAGHSGAAMASALLRLGRLSGIDRPAIGAVFPTIVASKQVLILDVGANVDCRPKFLEQFAVMGTVYSKYVLGIPEPKVGLLNIGEEESKGNDLALQAYQLLQANPKVPFVGNAEGRDILSGDFDVIVCDGFAGNVLLKFAEAVGEVLLQILREELPQGLHGQLGVSLLRPNLKRIKQRVDHAEHGGGLLLGVAGICIISHGSSQAPSIFNAIRLAREAVDNEVLERIQGSVAIAEE
- a CDS encoding NAD(P)H-quinone oxidoreductase subunit N, whose protein sequence is MDLANLATQLNAGTILPESIVLVTLMVVLVGDLIVGRSSSRWVAYAAIAGLLGSIIALYFQWDIANPIAFLGGFNGDDLSIVFRGIIALSAAVTILMSITYIEKSGTALAEFLVILLTATLGGMFLSGANELVMIFISLESLSISSYLLTGYTKRDPRSNEAALKYLLIGASSTAVFLYGVSLLYGLSGGQTELSAIATGIVQANAGQSLGLAISLVFVIAGIGFKISAAPFHQWTPDVYEGAPTPVIAFLSVGSKAAGFALAIRLLSNAFPLLSSEWKFVFTALAVLSMILGNVVALAQTSMKRMLAYSSIAQAGFVMIGLIAGTEAGYASMVFYLLVYLFMNLGGFCCVVLFSLRTGTDQISEYSGLYQKDPLLTLCLSICLLSLGGIPPLAGFFGKIYLFWAGWQAGQYGLVLLGLITTVVSIYYYIRVVRMMVVKEPQEMSDVVKNYPEINWTLSGMRPLQVGIVLSLIATSLAGILSNPLFTLANNSIANTAILQPIIISSAGAQSFAPVPKTSPPVSLTDRT